One segment of bacterium DNA contains the following:
- a CDS encoding CBS domain-containing protein → MNVKLVQSEVSVLNPKLPVCLPPTTPMSEIIQTFQTKKPGCVLITNDGQLAGIITERDIVTKFVHQKKNMKTMVRELMTPNPEYLFEDDSIAFALNRMSVIGSRNIAVLDKHGIPTGVITIEEILQFIASALAIGK, encoded by the coding sequence ATGAATGTCAAGCTAGTACAATCAGAAGTATCGGTTCTAAATCCGAAATTGCCGGTGTGCTTACCACCGACAACTCCGATGTCGGAAATTATTCAAACATTCCAGACAAAAAAGCCCGGTTGTGTTCTGATAACCAACGATGGCCAGTTAGCCGGTATTATTACAGAACGTGATATTGTTACGAAATTTGTTCACCAGAAAAAAAATATGAAGACAATGGTGCGCGAATTGATGACGCCGAATCCTGAATATTTATTTGAAGACGATTCCATTGCGTTTGCATTAAACCGGATGTCTGTCATCGGTTCGAGAAATATTGCGGTTTTAGATAAGCACGGTATTCCCACAGGCGTTATTACAATCGAAGAAATTTTACAATTCATCGCATCGGCATTAGCGATCGGAAAGTGA
- a CDS encoding adenine phosphoribosyltransferase, which produces MTDYKKIIRNVPDFPKSGINFKDITTLVKRPIEFKQCIDELLQKFSGQKFDYVVGIESRGFIFGSALAYQMGIGFVPVRKPGKLPAATISATYDLEYGKNELHMHKDAIEKGSRVLIVDDLLATGGTIAATCELIEKLGGHIGGIGVIIELTFLQGRQRLAPHPVISLVQYDKE; this is translated from the coding sequence ATGACTGATTATAAGAAAATAATACGAAATGTTCCCGATTTCCCTAAATCTGGAATCAATTTTAAAGACATTACGACTTTAGTCAAACGGCCGATTGAATTCAAACAATGTATCGATGAATTGTTGCAAAAGTTTTCCGGACAAAAATTTGATTATGTTGTAGGAATTGAATCGCGTGGCTTTATTTTTGGTTCGGCACTGGCCTATCAAATGGGCATCGGTTTTGTGCCGGTACGAAAGCCTGGAAAATTACCAGCCGCAACTATTTCGGCCACGTACGATCTCGAATACGGCAAGAATGAATTGCACATGCATAAAGACGCCATCGAAAAAGGCTCGCGCGTATTGATCGTCGATGATCTGCTAGCTACGGGCGGTACGATCGCCGCAACGTGCGAATTAATTGAAAAGTTAGGCGGACACATCGGTGGCATCGGTGTAATTATTGAGTTAACTTTTTTGCAAGGGCGGCAACGGCTGGCACCGCATCCTGTTATTTCGCTGGTTCAATACGACAAAGAATAG
- a CDS encoding ribonuclease H-like domain-containing protein has product MSLYEERYPAEYWFSCYSHFELASTTYEAPARLTEGKRLVYYDVETQKRADEVGGWEHADKMLISIAITYSKDDDFKVWHEKDIPEMIRYMNKHDMVVSFNGDNFDSKVLSHYGDVSVMQKKSFDVAQYLSERLKHRIRLEAVATATLNSGKSADGLLALQWWKEGKIDLIIDYCKQDVKVLKEIVEYGQAHQHVKYNDTQNNTTISVEVYW; this is encoded by the coding sequence ATGTCTTTATATGAAGAGCGTTACCCGGCTGAATATTGGTTCAGTTGCTACTCACACTTTGAACTGGCATCGACGACTTATGAAGCTCCGGCTCGGTTGACCGAGGGTAAACGATTAGTATATTATGACGTCGAAACTCAGAAACGCGCCGATGAAGTTGGAGGATGGGAACACGCCGATAAAATGCTGATCTCGATTGCGATCACTTATTCGAAAGATGATGATTTCAAAGTTTGGCATGAAAAAGATATCCCTGAGATGATTCGATATATGAATAAGCATGATATGGTTGTATCATTCAATGGCGATAATTTTGACAGTAAGGTTCTATCCCATTACGGCGACGTTTCGGTTATGCAAAAAAAATCATTCGATGTGGCTCAGTATCTTAGTGAGCGGTTGAAACACCGAATCAGGCTAGAAGCCGTCGCCACAGCTACACTAAATTCGGGTAAAAGTGCGGACGGGCTTCTCGCATTACAATGGTGGAAAGAAGGCAAAATCGATCTCATCATTGATTACTGTAAGCAAGACGTAAAAGTGCTGAAAGAAATTGTCGAATACGGCCAAGCTCATCAACATGTGAAATACAACGATACTCAAAACAATACCACTATTTCAGTCGAGGTTTACTGGTAA
- a CDS encoding acylphosphatase has product MNARAAITVIGFVQGVGFRWFTHKRATELGLLGYVKNLDNGNVYAEVEGNRETIDQLIELLKSGPRFSKVSDVMVNWKEFQGEFLSFEITH; this is encoded by the coding sequence ATGAACGCACGCGCCGCCATTACGGTTATTGGCTTTGTACAAGGTGTGGGTTTTCGTTGGTTCACGCATAAGCGTGCCACGGAACTTGGACTTCTCGGTTATGTCAAAAATTTGGATAACGGAAACGTCTACGCGGAAGTCGAAGGAAATCGTGAAACCATCGATCAATTGATTGAGCTTTTGAAGTCAGGCCCACGGTTTTCGAAAGTCAGTGATGTCATGGTGAATTGGAAGGAATTTCAAGGGGAATTTCTTAGTTTTGAAATTACTCACTAA
- a CDS encoding CBS domain-containing protein — MAEVYDLDDEMTQMEESRGEAEITASDFNNPVSLLEPPDPVCVELGSTLKQTIDKLVENKVGCVLITKSKKLVGILTERHILQTIAHRELDLDKEKIDNYMIAQPKVLTMKDPIHNAFRHFTTENIRHIPIINEHHEPVGYTSVRGMINYIVSFFTEDVINLPPNPLRFGASQADGA, encoded by the coding sequence ATGGCTGAAGTCTACGATCTCGACGATGAAATGACTCAAATGGAAGAAAGCCGCGGTGAAGCGGAAATTACAGCATCGGACTTCAATAATCCCGTCTCGCTGCTGGAACCGCCGGATCCTGTCTGTGTAGAATTGGGCAGCACATTGAAACAGACGATTGATAAACTAGTTGAAAATAAAGTAGGCTGCGTTCTCATCACTAAAAGCAAAAAATTAGTCGGTATACTGACGGAACGTCACATTTTGCAAACTATTGCCCATCGTGAACTTGATCTCGATAAAGAAAAGATCGATAACTACATGATCGCACAACCCAAAGTTCTTACGATGAAGGATCCCATTCACAACGCGTTCCGCCATTTTACAACTGAAAACATCAGGCACATTCCTATTATCAATGAGCATCATGAACCGGTCGGTTACACGTCCGTCCGCGGCATGATAAATTATATCGTCTCGTTTTTCACTGAGGACGTCATCAACCTGCCTCCGAATCCATTACGATTTGGAGCCTCACAGGCTGACGGCGCATAA
- a CDS encoding 2-oxoacid:acceptor oxidoreductase subunit alpha — translation MAVESVLNLEEVTIRLAGDSGDGMQLVGTELTNTSALFGNDVGTLPDYPAEIRAPAGTLAGVSGFQLHIGSFDIHTPGDEVDVLVAMNPAALKANIKALKPNGVLIVNAESFDEKGLKLAAYTANPLEDGSLSGYQLFRVEMSSHTKAALRETGLDFKSMERCKNFFALGMIFWLFNRPMEYTIKFIEDKFSKKPLLAQANILALKGGFAYCEATEAFVNKYEINPAKLAPGKYRNLGGNEAIGLGFVAAAQKAGLELFLGSYPITPASDILHTMAKFKNFGVKTFQAEDEIAAVAASIGAAYAGDIAVTTTSGPGMCLKSEAINLAIMTELPLVIVDVQRAGPSTGLPTKTEQADLLQALYGRNGESPIPIIAASRPADCFEVAYEAIRIAIRYMTPVIVLSDGYIGNGAEPWLIPEVEQLPAINVDRHINKDQFYPYQRTEDTLTRPWAIPGMAGLEHRIGGLEKKNIMGTVNYEPENHEYMCRIRAEKVHRIANEFGPTEISGADSGDLLVLGWGGTYGAIRTAVEHCMKKGMKVSRVHLRWINPLPNDLGDILKRFKHVLIPEINLGQLSKVIRSEYLIDAIGLNKISGLPFNSKEIENKIEAILGGSNGHRN, via the coding sequence ATGGCTGTAGAATCGGTTCTCAATCTTGAAGAAGTAACTATACGTTTGGCCGGAGATTCGGGCGACGGTATGCAGTTGGTCGGTACGGAACTTACCAATACATCGGCCTTGTTTGGCAATGACGTCGGTACACTACCGGATTATCCTGCAGAAATCCGCGCTCCTGCCGGAACACTTGCGGGTGTATCGGGGTTTCAATTGCATATTGGAAGTTTTGATATACATACGCCCGGCGATGAAGTCGATGTACTTGTTGCAATGAATCCGGCGGCGCTCAAAGCTAATATTAAAGCACTAAAGCCCAACGGCGTCCTTATCGTCAACGCTGAAAGCTTTGATGAAAAAGGTCTGAAACTCGCGGCTTATACGGCAAACCCTCTCGAGGACGGATCGCTGTCCGGTTACCAACTTTTCAGAGTCGAAATGTCGTCTCACACCAAAGCCGCATTACGCGAGACCGGTTTAGATTTTAAATCGATGGAGCGATGCAAAAACTTTTTCGCTTTGGGCATGATCTTTTGGCTTTTCAATCGTCCGATGGAATACACGATTAAATTCATCGAAGATAAATTCTCCAAAAAACCGTTGCTGGCACAGGCCAATATCCTCGCGCTTAAAGGCGGCTTTGCGTATTGCGAAGCGACGGAAGCATTTGTCAATAAATACGAAATCAATCCTGCAAAATTAGCCCCTGGAAAATACCGTAATCTCGGCGGCAATGAAGCTATTGGGCTCGGGTTCGTTGCGGCGGCGCAAAAAGCCGGGTTAGAACTGTTTCTTGGTTCCTACCCCATTACTCCGGCGAGCGACATTTTGCACACCATGGCAAAATTCAAAAATTTCGGCGTTAAAACATTCCAGGCTGAAGATGAAATTGCCGCTGTAGCTGCATCCATCGGCGCAGCTTATGCCGGTGACATTGCAGTGACAACCACCTCCGGCCCCGGCATGTGTTTGAAAAGCGAGGCGATCAATCTTGCGATCATGACGGAATTGCCGCTCGTTATTGTTGATGTACAACGCGCAGGTCCGAGTACAGGCTTGCCAACTAAAACAGAACAAGCCGATCTCCTGCAAGCACTGTATGGACGCAACGGCGAATCCCCGATCCCGATCATTGCGGCATCGCGTCCGGCGGATTGTTTTGAAGTGGCTTATGAAGCTATTCGCATAGCCATTCGTTATATGACGCCGGTGATTGTGTTGTCAGACGGTTATATCGGTAACGGCGCAGAGCCATGGCTCATTCCAGAAGTCGAACAATTACCAGCGATCAATGTTGACCGACATATTAACAAAGATCAATTTTATCCTTATCAACGTACGGAAGATACACTGACTCGTCCGTGGGCTATTCCCGGAATGGCAGGACTCGAACATCGTATCGGCGGTCTTGAAAAGAAAAATATTATGGGCACTGTGAACTATGAACCGGAAAATCACGAGTACATGTGCCGTATCCGTGCAGAAAAAGTTCATCGTATCGCTAATGAATTTGGCCCGACGGAAATTTCCGGAGCAGACTCCGGAGATTTGCTTGTGCTGGGTTGGGGCGGAACGTATGGCGCTATTCGTACTGCCGTTGAGCATTGTATGAAAAAAGGTATGAAAGTATCCCGCGTACATTTACGCTGGATCAATCCTTTGCCGAACGACCTCGGTGACATTCTGAAAAGGTTCAAACATGTATTAATTCCGGAAATTAATCTCGGACAGCTCTCAAAAGTTATTCGCTCCGAATATCTGATCGATGCGATCGGTCTGAATAAAATTTCTGGATTACCTTTCAACTCAAAAGAAATTGAAAATAAAATAGAAGCAATATTAGGAGGCAGCAATGGCCATAGAAACTGA